The Streptomyces kanamyceticus genome window below encodes:
- a CDS encoding alpha/beta hydrolase: MRRTLLTLVLCGTLLSASAAAGTAAPDPLSGRVFSYGSHTRQNITVYGHGGTPLVILHGGYWSKDTDWSGWARWFAARGFTVYDTDYRLTSDAVWPAQRDDVLAALRWVGRRENGARPLVLGSSAGGQLALQAGTYGSGLSRVRGVVALSPVASPYRAWLAGAERGASPERRELRGAAERLAGCVPDRAGARCWERWGDLAAVSHASGPDDAPLFLVHSTGDFVPVVHSVELATAQRRAGLRDVTVRTVGGSAHGAPLLKEPGMARDVLHWLRGRF; encoded by the coding sequence ATGCGCCGTACGTTGCTCACCCTGGTCCTCTGCGGAACGCTCCTCTCCGCCAGTGCCGCCGCCGGGACCGCCGCCCCCGACCCGCTGTCCGGGCGGGTCTTCTCGTACGGCTCCCACACGCGTCAGAACATCACCGTGTACGGGCACGGGGGCACTCCCCTGGTGATCCTGCACGGCGGCTACTGGTCCAAGGACACCGACTGGAGCGGCTGGGCCCGGTGGTTCGCGGCGCGGGGGTTCACCGTGTACGACACCGACTACCGGCTGACGTCGGACGCCGTCTGGCCCGCGCAGCGCGACGACGTGCTCGCGGCGCTGCGCTGGGTCGGCCGCAGGGAGAACGGCGCCCGACCGCTCGTGCTCGGCTCCTCGGCCGGGGGCCAGCTCGCCCTCCAGGCGGGCACCTACGGGTCGGGCCTCTCACGGGTGCGGGGCGTCGTCGCCCTCTCCCCCGTGGCCTCGCCCTACCGTGCGTGGCTGGCCGGGGCGGAGCGGGGTGCCTCGCCCGAGCGGCGGGAGCTGCGCGGGGCCGCGGAGCGGCTTGCCGGGTGCGTGCCGGATCGCGCCGGGGCGCGTTGCTGGGAGCGGTGGGGGGACCTCGCCGCGGTCTCCCATGCCTCGGGGCCGGACGATGCCCCTCTCTTCCTCGTCCACTCGACGGGCGACTTCGTCCCTGTCGTCCACTCCGTCGAACTTGCCACGGCGCAGCGCCGTGCGGGTCTGCGGGACGTGACCGTACGCACGGTGGGTGGCTCCGCGCATGGCGCTCCGCTGTTGAAGGAACCTGGCATGGCGCGGGACGTTCTGCACTGGCTCCGGGGGCGCTTTTAA